A DNA window from Mucilaginibacter xinganensis contains the following coding sequences:
- a CDS encoding efflux RND transporter permease subunit, producing the protein MSLSSVSIKRPVLATVMSVVIVVFGVIGYKFLGVRDFPSVDPPIITVTTSYSGANADVIESQITEPLEKNINGVPGIRNISSTSSVGSSQITVEFDLDADLETAANDVRDKVGQAQRQLPQDIDAPPVVTKADASADNIITLTVSSNTRNITQVDDYAENVLQEGLQTIPGVSAINIQGQRQYAMRLWIDPNKLASYGLTASDISNALNIENVELPAGKIEGNNTEVVIRAVGKLSTEKDFNNLIIRADSNRVVHLSDVGYAVLGSANEETSLKEAGIPMIGLAIVPQPGANYVQIAKDFYVRLKQIQKDLPPDITLKVALDNTKFINQSISEVQETLLISFVLVVIIIYLFFRDWLIAFRPLIDIPVSLIGAFFIMYVFGFSINILTLLGIVLATGLVVDDGIVVTENIYKKVESGMPIRKAAFEGSAEIFFAVISTSVTLAAVFLPIIFLQGFTGRLFREFAVVVAGAVLISAFVSLSLTPMLNVKLIRKNSKKSKFYERTEPFFENMTSSYKDTLVKFMKVKWVSFAILAASLVITFVLVKVTPTELAPLDDRSLLRYSVTGSEGASYEFMTRYMDKVADLVADSIPEQNVNLEVISPGSGGGGSANSGFGRIGLVAPDERTRTQQQIADYLSKKLSKFPDARALVIQEQTISGGGSGSKTSLPVQFVIQNQDFEKIRKVLPEFFAAVSKSPVFQGTDVNLKFTKPELRVTTDRDRARDLGVSVSDIATALQLYYSNGRLAYFLINGKQYQVIAQVNRANRDQPLDLKTVYVRNAKGTLIQLDNVVKTSEDATPPAIYHFNRYKSATISCGLAPGRTVGDGIVEMNRIAKEMLDDSFSTALSGPSRDAAESGSNILFAFAFALLLIYLVLAAQFESFVDPFVVMLTVPLAIAGAFLSLWLFNQTLNIFSEIGMITLVGLVTKNGILIVEFANQQMEHGLAKYEAVVEAATARLRPILMTSLAVVLGSVPIAFALGAGAKSRVSLGIVIMGGVLFSLVLTLYIIPMMYLIFASKTRKDPDAEDPDDVKKVKKTRTQKLIDKLDKE; encoded by the coding sequence ATGAGTTTATCGTCAGTAAGTATAAAGAGGCCGGTATTGGCAACGGTAATGTCTGTTGTTATCGTGGTATTCGGTGTTATAGGTTACAAGTTTCTGGGTGTGCGGGATTTCCCTTCCGTGGATCCGCCCATCATCACTGTTACTACCAGCTATTCCGGCGCTAACGCCGATGTAATTGAGTCGCAGATAACTGAGCCCCTTGAAAAAAACATAAATGGTGTTCCCGGAATCCGAAACATCTCATCAACCAGCTCAGTAGGTTCAAGCCAGATCACAGTGGAGTTTGACCTTGATGCTGACCTTGAAACGGCTGCTAATGATGTTCGTGACAAGGTTGGCCAGGCGCAAAGACAGCTGCCGCAGGACATTGATGCCCCGCCGGTAGTAACAAAAGCCGATGCCAGCGCTGATAATATTATTACGCTTACCGTAAGCAGCAATACCAGAAACATTACACAGGTTGATGATTACGCAGAAAACGTATTACAGGAGGGCCTGCAAACCATTCCGGGGGTAAGTGCCATTAACATCCAGGGGCAACGTCAATATGCCATGCGTCTTTGGATAGATCCTAACAAACTTGCCTCTTACGGCTTAACAGCTTCCGATATCAGCAACGCACTTAATATTGAGAACGTAGAGTTGCCTGCCGGTAAAATTGAGGGCAACAATACCGAGGTGGTGATAAGAGCTGTAGGAAAACTATCGACCGAGAAAGATTTTAACAACCTAATTATCCGCGCCGACAGCAATCGCGTTGTACATTTGAGCGATGTGGGCTATGCTGTATTGGGCTCTGCCAATGAAGAGACCTCGTTAAAGGAAGCCGGGATCCCCATGATAGGACTGGCTATTGTGCCGCAGCCAGGTGCCAATTATGTGCAAATTGCAAAAGATTTTTATGTAAGGCTTAAACAGATTCAAAAAGACCTGCCGCCTGATATTACTCTTAAAGTTGCGTTGGACAATACCAAATTTATTAATCAATCCATCAGCGAAGTACAGGAAACACTCCTTATTTCCTTCGTGCTGGTAGTTATTATTATTTACCTCTTCTTCCGCGACTGGCTTATAGCCTTCCGCCCGCTCATTGATATTCCGGTTTCATTGATAGGTGCTTTCTTTATTATGTACGTGTTTGGGTTCTCCATAAACATCCTGACACTGCTGGGAATAGTACTGGCGACCGGGCTTGTAGTTGATGACGGCATAGTTGTAACGGAAAATATTTATAAAAAGGTAGAATCGGGCATGCCCATCCGAAAGGCAGCATTTGAAGGATCGGCCGAGATCTTTTTCGCGGTTATCTCCACATCAGTTACGCTGGCCGCAGTATTTTTACCCATCATATTTTTACAGGGATTTACCGGGCGCTTATTCCGCGAGTTTGCCGTAGTGGTTGCTGGAGCGGTCCTGATCTCTGCATTTGTTTCGCTTTCATTAACACCGATGCTTAATGTGAAGTTGATCCGCAAAAACTCAAAAAAATCAAAATTCTACGAAAGAACTGAGCCTTTCTTTGAGAACATGACCAGCAGCTATAAAGATACGCTGGTGAAGTTTATGAAAGTTAAATGGGTTTCGTTTGCCATCCTGGCAGCCTCATTGGTGATCACCTTTGTGTTGGTCAAGGTTACCCCTACTGAACTTGCCCCGTTAGATGACCGCAGTTTGCTAAGGTATTCGGTTACCGGATCAGAAGGCGCCAGTTATGAATTTATGACGAGATATATGGACAAAGTAGCAGACCTTGTTGCCGACTCCATTCCTGAGCAAAACGTAAATCTTGAAGTGATCTCACCCGGCAGCGGCGGCGGCGGCTCAGCCAACTCGGGCTTTGGCCGAATAGGGCTGGTGGCGCCCGACGAGCGTACACGTACGCAACAGCAAATTGCAGATTACTTAAGTAAAAAATTAAGTAAATTCCCTGATGCACGTGCGCTGGTGATCCAGGAGCAAACCATCAGCGGTGGTGGTAGCGGGTCAAAAACATCGTTGCCCGTCCAGTTCGTGATCCAGAACCAGGATTTTGAGAAGATCCGAAAGGTACTGCCGGAATTTTTTGCAGCGGTATCCAAAAGCCCGGTTTTCCAGGGAACAGACGTCAACTTAAAGTTCACCAAACCCGAATTACGGGTAACAACAGACCGTGACAGGGCAAGAGACCTTGGTGTTTCGGTGTCAGACATTGCCACCGCGTTACAGCTTTACTATAGTAATGGCCGTTTAGCGTACTTCCTTATCAATGGTAAACAATACCAGGTTATTGCGCAGGTTAACCGTGCCAACCGCGATCAACCGCTAGACCTTAAGACCGTGTACGTACGCAATGCAAAGGGCACACTCATCCAGTTGGATAATGTTGTAAAAACCAGCGAAGATGCAACCCCTCCAGCTATTTATCACTTTAACAGGTACAAGTCTGCCACCATATCCTGCGGGTTAGCCCCTGGACGCACCGTAGGTGACGGGATTGTAGAAATGAACAGAATAGCGAAGGAAATGCTTGACGATTCTTTTAGCACCGCCTTAAGCGGACCATCCCGTGATGCTGCCGAAAGCGGATCAAACATTCTTTTTGCATTTGCATTTGCGCTGTTGTTGATTTACCTGGTACTTGCTGCCCAGTTTGAAAGCTTTGTTGATCCCTTTGTGGTTATGCTTACTGTGCCGCTGGCCATCGCCGGTGCATTCCTCTCGCTATGGCTGTTTAACCAAACGCTCAATATCTTCAGCGAAATTGGGATGATCACCCTTGTGGGGCTGGTAACCAAAAACGGGATTTTAATTGTGGAGTTTGCTAACCAGCAAATGGAACACGGCCTGGCTAAATACGAGGCGGTGGTTGAAGCTGCAACCGCACGTTTACGCCCCATATTAATGACCAGCTTAGCCGTTGTACTTGGTTCGGTACCAATTGCTTTTGCACTGGGTGCTGGCGCTAAAAGCCGCGTATCACTGGGAATTGTTATTATGGGGGGGGTATTGTTCTCGCTGGTGTTAACGCTGTACATTATCCCGATGATGTATTTAATATTTGCTTCAAAAACACGTAAGGACCCGGATGCAGAAGATCCCGATGACGTGAAAAAGGTAAAGAAGACAAGAACTCAAAAACTGATAGATAAATTAGATAAGGAATAA
- a CDS encoding efflux RND transporter periplasmic adaptor subunit, giving the protein MRTRYIIYIALALLIGFLIYNKFFSTKGKEAMAQNASKSTKRQNGPVAVNVMIVKDTAVDNTIDVTGTIDANEKVNLISETAGNITGIFFNEGSYVKKGQLLVKVYNQDIVASLKQNDYQVALAKQNEYRNGILLQKEAISQQEYDTSLTSLNTLKAQSDVLKAQIAKTEIRAPFSGTIGLRNISPGGYLSPSTSIATLVNIDPAKVTFSVPERYQQLIKPGTKVNFTIESARNKFSAEVYAIEPAIDLSSRTITVRARSANPGNLLKAGAFAKINLTLDQIPKTIMVPTQCVIPDLKDSKVFVYHNGTALSKTVKTDLRTDTKIEIISGLKAGDSLIVSGLIQIRNKVPLKILKVIK; this is encoded by the coding sequence ATGAGAACAAGGTATATTATATACATAGCGCTGGCGCTGCTTATTGGCTTTTTAATTTACAATAAGTTTTTCAGTACAAAAGGCAAAGAGGCCATGGCCCAAAATGCAAGTAAAAGTACCAAGCGGCAAAATGGCCCGGTAGCTGTCAATGTAATGATTGTGAAAGATACCGCGGTTGACAACACCATTGACGTAACCGGAACTATTGATGCTAATGAGAAGGTAAACCTGATCAGCGAAACGGCAGGCAACATTACCGGTATATTTTTTAATGAAGGCAGTTATGTAAAAAAGGGACAGCTTTTGGTTAAGGTTTATAACCAGGATATTGTAGCCTCGCTAAAACAGAATGATTACCAGGTTGCGCTGGCAAAACAAAATGAATACCGTAATGGCATTCTATTGCAAAAAGAAGCCATCAGCCAGCAGGAGTACGACACCTCATTAACATCATTAAACACGTTAAAGGCTCAAAGCGATGTTTTAAAGGCACAAATAGCCAAAACAGAAATAAGGGCACCATTTTCGGGCACCATCGGTTTAAGAAACATCAGTCCCGGCGGTTACCTGTCCCCGTCAACATCCATTGCCACGTTGGTGAATATCGACCCGGCAAAAGTTACTTTTTCGGTACCTGAAAGGTACCAGCAGCTAATAAAACCCGGCACTAAAGTCAACTTTACGATTGAAAGCGCCAGGAATAAATTTTCTGCCGAGGTATATGCCATTGAACCGGCAATTGACCTGAGCTCACGTACCATAACAGTTCGTGCCAGGTCAGCCAACCCTGGCAATCTGTTAAAAGCCGGGGCATTTGCAAAAATAAACTTAACGCTCGATCAGATCCCCAAAACTATTATGGTTCCTACTCAATGTGTAATTCCAGACTTGAAGGACAGCAAAGTATTTGTGTACCATAACGGTACTGCTTTATCCAAAACCGTAAAAACAGATTTGCGCACTGACACCAAGATTGAGATAATAAGTGGCTTAAAAGCCGGCGACAGCCTTATTGTCTCCGGGCTCATCCAAATTCGCAACAAGGTTCCTTTAAAAATTTTAAAAGTTATTAAGTAA
- a CDS encoding MarR family winged helix-turn-helix transcriptional regulator, with protein sequence MDVKLIEPISRKLNHLGRAYLNLVAKKVENLGISRYYYALTYICYHDGKLTQKALANELGKDKSIIVNIIDTLSSEGFVYREVNPADRREHLLKVTEKAKKAVPKIIEAFEELNNSISAHVSDEEMKIFNSVLLKMGDNIKPLTVSETNNETKP encoded by the coding sequence ATGGATGTAAAATTGATTGAACCTATATCCCGTAAGTTGAATCACCTGGGGAGGGCTTATTTAAACCTGGTAGCTAAGAAAGTGGAGAACCTGGGCATAAGCAGGTATTACTATGCTTTAACTTACATCTGCTACCATGATGGCAAGTTAACCCAAAAGGCGCTGGCAAATGAACTGGGTAAAGACAAATCAATAATTGTAAATATTATTGATACCCTAAGCAGCGAAGGATTTGTTTACCGAGAGGTAAATCCGGCCGACAGGCGCGAACATTTATTGAAAGTAACCGAAAAAGCAAAAAAAGCGGTACCTAAAATAATTGAAGCCTTTGAAGAACTTAATAACAGTATATCAGCACACGTCAGCGACGAAGAAATGAAAATATTTAACAGCGTATTATTAAAAATGGGCGATAATATTAAACCATTAACAGTATCTGAAACTAATAACGAAACAAAACCCTAA